One genomic segment of Candidatus Krumholzibacteriia bacterium includes these proteins:
- a CDS encoding non-heme iron oxygenase ferredoxin subunit, whose amino-acid sequence MARFVRVGPRAEFEASDTGRLVEVEGRRIALFSVGGGYYAIDDVCPHRGGPLSEGPLSGDVVTCPLHGSRFNVKTGAVTAPPAQQGVKTFPVRVTGDDVEVGIE is encoded by the coding sequence ATGGCTCGATTCGTCAGAGTAGGACCGAGAGCAGAATTCGAGGCATCGGACACGGGCAGGCTCGTCGAAGTCGAGGGGCGGCGTATTGCCCTTTTCAGCGTGGGTGGCGGTTACTACGCCATCGACGATGTGTGCCCGCACCGCGGCGGACCCTTGTCCGAGGGGCCGCTGAGCGGGGACGTGGTTACTTGCCCGCTGCACGGCTCGCGATTCAATGTGAAGACGGGTGCGGTCACGGCTCCTCCCGCTCAGCAAGGAGTCAAGACCTTCCCCGTGCGGGTCACGGGCGACGACGTCGAGGTCGGGATCGAATGA
- a CDS encoding FAD-dependent oxidoreductase, whose translation MKLSLPLVARREVAERTMGFTFDLEGQSFPFKPGQYVQITQGAPRYQDEKGSSRSFSIASSPEDPLLLIATRLTGSAFKRSLAEVALGTRVGVQGPMGSFVLPQDATRPLALVAGGIGITPFHSMIKMVTEQKLPHRLTLIYSNRTPRDAPFLKELEVWEAENPNFRLVATMTALETSSTTWQGRRGYVDVHMIREVLATPERFLFYVAGPERMVSGVTQVLTEAGVSQDMVHSDEFPGY comes from the coding sequence ATGAAGCTCAGTCTGCCCCTGGTAGCGAGAAGAGAAGTCGCCGAGCGGACGATGGGCTTCACCTTCGACCTCGAAGGGCAAAGCTTCCCGTTCAAGCCCGGTCAATACGTGCAGATCACGCAAGGTGCTCCGCGCTATCAGGATGAGAAAGGTAGCTCGCGGTCCTTTTCGATCGCGTCCTCACCTGAGGATCCGTTGCTCCTCATCGCGACCCGCTTGACTGGCAGCGCCTTCAAACGAAGTCTGGCCGAGGTCGCGCTAGGAACACGGGTAGGCGTGCAGGGACCGATGGGGTCGTTTGTACTGCCTCAGGATGCGACGAGACCCCTGGCCCTCGTAGCCGGGGGCATCGGGATCACGCCCTTCCACAGCATGATCAAGATGGTCACCGAACAGAAGCTGCCCCACCGGTTGACGCTGATCTACTCGAACAGGACTCCGCGAGACGCGCCGTTCCTGAAGGAGCTTGAGGTCTGGGAAGCGGAGAACCCGAACTTCCGCCTCGTCGCAACGATGACGGCGCTGGAGACCTCGAGCACGACCTGGCAGGGCCGCAGGGGCTATGTGGATGTCCACATGATCCGTGAGGTCCTCGCAACCCCCGAACGCTTCCTTTTCTACGTCGCGGGCCCCGAGCGCATGGTGAGCGGCGTGACCCAGGTCCTGACCGAAGCCGGTGTCAGCCAAGACATGGTCCACAGCGACGAGTTCCCAGGCTATTGA